The following coding sequences lie in one Miscanthus floridulus cultivar M001 chromosome 9, ASM1932011v1, whole genome shotgun sequence genomic window:
- the LOC136483331 gene encoding uncharacterized protein: MAVPSSASACVRAGPPPAHRTCTTGTATAAFFLRHQRLPPPRQLINLHGRASSDLRCRRRLLTARGERPAPDEDEDDDEEQAAAGGGSFDAAVALFNRGEYHACHDVVEELWYGAEDPARTLLHGVLQCAVGFHHLFNQNHRGAMMELGEGLCKLRKLQLGSDDDGGGGGPFSRFRDEVAAVLQFLYRTQKELAACTDEMCLTMDGSASSYQLLGNFAAGQQLYRLELEAEDDGACSSILFSAPKGGDGASQGAHAHHRQRVKLPTLRATEQHLAALQCAYEYT, translated from the exons ATGGCGGTGCCGTCCTCCGCCTCCGCATGCGTGCGCGCCGGCCCGCCGCCGGCCCACCGCACGTGTACCACTGGCACCGCGACCGCGGCGTTCTTCCTCCGCCACCAGCGACTACCGCCGCCACGGCAGCTAATAAACCTCCACGGCCGTGCGAGCTccgacctccgctgccgccgccggctcCTCACGGCGCGAGGCGAGCGCCCGGCCCCCGACGAGGACGAAGACGACGATGAGGAGCAGGCGGCTGCTGGTGGCGGGTCGTTCGACGCGGCGGTGGCGCTGTTCAACCGCGGGGAGTACCACGCGTGCCACGACGTGGTGGAGGAGCTGTGGTACGGCGCCGAGGACCCCGCGCGGACGCTCCTCCACGGCGTCCTCCAGTGCGCCGTCGGCTTCCACCACCTCTTCAACCAG AACCACCGCGGCGCGATGATGGAGCTCGGCGAGGGCCTCTGCAAGCTCCGCAAGCTGCAGCTAggcagcgacgacgacggcggcggcggtggcccttTCTCCCGGTTCCGGGACGAGGTCGCCGCCGTGCTGCAGTTCCTCTACCGCACCCAGAAGGAGCTCGCCGCAT GCACCGATGAGATGTGCTTAACCATGGACGGCTCGGCGAGCtcgtaccagctgctcggcaacTTCGCCGCTGGCCAGCAACTCTACCGGCTGGAACTGGAAGCTGAGGACGACGGAGCTTGTTCCAGCATACTGTTCTCTGCACCTAAGGGCGGCGATGGAGCTTCACAAGGAGCTCATGCTCATCACCGTCAGAGAGTGAAGCTTCCAACACTGCGTGCCACGGAGCAACATCTGGCAGCGCTTCAGTGTGCATACGAATATACGTAG